Proteins encoded by one window of Culicoides brevitarsis isolate CSIRO-B50_1 chromosome 2, AGI_CSIRO_Cbre_v1, whole genome shotgun sequence:
- the LOC134831058 gene encoding protein MIX23: MSIEYECSDFLQFQEYLKKLRDVDDKLVYALNVSIPTQSFKGQENPEANCKDLYQKLRQGYDYRQQAIKKCIVAQANQVKVLKDARDKQNDADSFDMQLDKNFKAEQRKLRLLQAELNVEDILREKSFKMFNERCRTFFKADKL; encoded by the exons ATGTCGATCGAGTACGAATGTAGTGATTTTTTGCAGTTTCAA GAGTACCTCAAGAAGTTGCGAGATGTGGACGATAAGCTCGTGTATGCCCTGAATGTCTCGATACCGACACAATCGTTCAAAGGTCAGGAGAACCCAGAAGCGAATTGcaaag atttgTACCAGAAACTGCGACAAGGATACGATTACAGACAACAAGCCATCAAAAAGTGCATCGTGGCGCAGGCGAATCAGGTAAAAGTGCTCAAAGATGCGCGCGACAAGCAAAATGACGCGGATTCCTTCGACATGCAactcgacaaaaattttaaggctgAACAGagaaag ctccgACTTTTGCAAGCTGAGTTAAACGTGGAAGACATTCTCCGAGAAAAATCCTTCAAGATGTTCAACGAGAGATGTCGAACCTTCTTCAAGGCAGACAAATTGTGA
- the LOC134831057 gene encoding transmembrane protein 242, protein MSSSPELASNEKKKERIISAGFLFTVAGIAAIAGFGRTLTVAKRKDPKFFDKGVVATREMNESGAMLAMRALAWGSLYAWIGTGCICYGIWKMSGASNFEEFRQVVGDKLPRIKKNDPPQSRTEFEGLNDLMGYLSTWGASKASKQD, encoded by the exons ATGTCGTCAAGCCCTGAATTAGCCTcaaatgagaagaaaaaggAGCGAATAATCTCAG cggGATTCCTCTTCACAGTCGCCGGAATCGCAGCAATAGCGGGTTTTGGACGAACTTTAACAGTTGCCAAGCGAAAAGATCccaaatttttcgacaaaggAGTCGTTGCGACACGAGAAATGAACGAATCTGGTGCAATGTTGGCTATGAGAGCCCTCGCTTGGGGTTCCCTTTACGCGTGGATCGGTACTGGATGTATTTGTTATGGGATTTGGAAGATGTCGGGAGCGTCAAAT tttgaagAGTTTCGTCAAGTAGTTGGCGATAAATTGCCAAGAATTAAAAAGAACGATCCGCCTCAAAGTCGCACAGAATTCGAAGGACTCAATGATTTAATGGGATATTTATCGACTTGGGGAGCCTCAAAAGCCTCAAAACAAGACTGA
- the LOC134831056 gene encoding uncharacterized protein C7orf50 homolog yields MSDTKMEKKEKKRAKKRKQTEEDGNDNNSEDDAKPKKSKELASVDQMHEVVKLKAALETTHESKRSKKRKKYNEKIEKSTNIRADKKFLDEIAAYLTKWETDKDSWKFQKVKQMFIQNNVFNDKIISDDIWHTTLSYLGSSRGKAKELLKENAQKVIEKVDADFESSQNKELLQQKTYTRARELLQMLE; encoded by the exons ATGTCAGAcacaaaaatggagaaaaaggaaaagaaaagag CTAAAAAACGAAAGCAAACCGAAGAAGATGGAAACGACAACAACTCTGAAGACGATGCCAAacccaaaaaatcaaaagaactCGCAAGTGTCGACCAAATGCACGAAGTTGTAAAACTAAAAGCAGCTCTCGAAACGACGCACGAAAGCAAACGCagcaaaaaacgcaaaaaatacaatgaaaaaatcgaaaaaagtaCCAACATTCGTGCCGACAAGAAATTCCTCGACGAGATTGCCGCATACCTCACAAAATGGGAAACGGACAAAGATTCatggaaatttcaaaaagtgaaacaaaTGTTCATCCAAAACAACGTGTTTAACGATAAAATTATCTCTGACGACATTTGGCACACGACTTTGAGCTACTTGGGCAGCTCTCGTGGCAAAGCGAAGGAACTTTTGAAGGAAAACGCCCAAAAAGTCATCGAAAAAGTCGATGCTGACTTCGAATCGAGCCAAAATAAGGAATTGttgcaacaaaaaacttaCACACGAGCCCGCGAATTACTCCAAATGTTAgaataa